From one Luteolibacter sp. SL250 genomic stretch:
- a CDS encoding addiction module protein: MKLEEIAIEASKLSEEERASLASRLLHGLESPVHDVNDEEVARRMREAEGDPTVWITFDELITGLRHRAS; this comes from the coding sequence GATCGCCATCGAAGCGTCCAAGCTTTCGGAAGAAGAACGGGCTTCCCTTGCCTCCCGGCTGCTCCACGGCCTGGAAAGCCCCGTCCATGATGTGAATGACGAAGAGGTTGCCCGCAGGATGCGTGAAGCGGAGGGAGATCCCACCGTATGGATCACCTTTGATGAACTCATCACCGGCCTGAGACACCGTGCAAGCTAG